Proteins found in one Lysinibacillus fusiformis genomic segment:
- a CDS encoding TetR/AcrR family transcriptional regulator — MRTTDLRIIKTKQALHDALLTLLSQKPLEQISIAEICREAKVNRGTFYLHYEQKEGLFEEYFQEIMEDLYQSYEEPYRAVTTLDTNQLDPNTIRIFHHIERFKMFYRIVFSKNVPLTYYYMLFDGIYSLLKRDITTHRMHQMEDHISIDYYSAYQANAIIGLIIQWYRGDFSDSVTMLNQQLAAILKNVRSGG; from the coding sequence TTGCGTACAACGGATTTACGAATTATTAAAACGAAGCAAGCTCTCCACGATGCCTTATTGACCTTGCTGAGCCAAAAACCTTTGGAGCAAATATCCATTGCAGAAATTTGTAGAGAAGCAAAGGTCAATCGGGGCACGTTCTATTTACACTACGAACAAAAAGAGGGGCTCTTTGAAGAATACTTTCAGGAGATTATGGAGGATTTATATCAATCCTATGAAGAACCCTATCGTGCCGTCACCACCCTGGACACCAATCAATTAGATCCCAATACAATCCGTATTTTTCATCATATTGAACGCTTTAAAATGTTTTACCGGATCGTCTTTTCTAAAAATGTTCCGCTGACCTACTATTACATGCTCTTTGATGGCATTTATTCCTTGCTAAAACGAGATATTACCACACATCGCATGCATCAAATGGAGGATCATATTTCGATTGACTATTATAGCGCCTATCAAGCAAACGCCATCATCGGTCTCATCATCCAATGGTATCGCGGCGATTTCAGCGATAGTGTGACCATGTTAAATCAGCAGCTAGCAGCTATTTTGAAGAATGTGAGAAGTGGGGGATAG
- a CDS encoding YhgE/Pip domain-containing protein → MTGLQALLRVRETYIGIIATIAFQLIFFTIWMTAYDGVNERAEQLSIGLVVEDTAMGQQVAQNIKGSIPFSMEDYSSMKEAESALNERQINMIMQIPTDFTNQIQAGKEAEIIYAINQANASVAKNMMEGVAKQLTEEINQTLYPMQQNQAVEAFAQQFAQLPFEQQTAQQITTSVKTTVMNVKAHAVDGTIVKTNDVKGFAANFVPLMVIISSFVGAMVMIMQHQQAAQLVQESLSKWQLFLARQLLNVGVAFTLPLLTIGLMHLFDIASQESLLSIYFFQAVMYLAFLSLAQVFVIAFGNLGMVFNICALSLQLVTSGVLVPKTMLSEGYKQVAAMLPATYGADGYYTIIFGGSTDNLLQNSSSLGIIIFVTLAIATLIVTFKPAPVR, encoded by the coding sequence ATGACAGGTTTACAAGCATTATTGCGAGTTCGTGAAACCTATATCGGCATTATTGCAACCATTGCCTTTCAATTAATCTTCTTTACGATTTGGATGACTGCCTATGATGGTGTCAATGAAAGAGCGGAACAGTTAAGCATTGGCCTTGTTGTGGAAGATACCGCAATGGGGCAACAGGTAGCACAGAACATCAAAGGCTCCATCCCCTTTTCAATGGAGGACTATTCATCAATGAAGGAAGCAGAGAGTGCATTAAACGAACGTCAAATTAATATGATTATGCAAATTCCCACTGATTTTACAAATCAAATACAAGCAGGGAAAGAGGCAGAAATTATTTATGCGATTAATCAAGCCAATGCAAGTGTAGCGAAAAATATGATGGAGGGCGTAGCAAAGCAATTAACAGAAGAGATCAATCAAACCCTTTATCCAATGCAACAAAATCAAGCAGTTGAGGCCTTTGCTCAACAATTTGCTCAGCTTCCCTTCGAGCAACAAACTGCCCAACAAATTACCACTTCTGTCAAAACGACTGTAATGAATGTCAAAGCCCATGCCGTCGACGGAACCATTGTTAAAACCAATGATGTGAAAGGATTTGCCGCAAACTTTGTGCCACTTATGGTCATCATCTCCTCCTTTGTGGGCGCGATGGTCATGATTATGCAACACCAGCAAGCAGCACAGCTCGTTCAAGAAAGCCTATCAAAATGGCAATTATTCCTCGCACGACAGCTACTCAATGTGGGCGTAGCCTTTACATTGCCATTGCTAACAATTGGGCTGATGCACCTTTTTGATATTGCTAGCCAGGAAAGCCTGCTGTCGATATATTTCTTTCAAGCTGTGATGTATCTCGCTTTCCTTAGCTTGGCCCAAGTATTTGTCATCGCCTTTGGGAATTTAGGGATGGTATTTAATATTTGTGCCCTCTCACTCCAATTAGTAACATCAGGCGTCCTTGTACCAAAAACCATGCTATCTGAAGGATACAAGCAGGTCGCTGCTATGCTACCAGCTACTTATGGAGCAGACGGCTACTACACCATCATCTTTGGTGGTAGTACCGATAATCTCCTGCAAAACAGTAGCTCCTTAGGCATCATCATCTTCGTAACACTAGCCATTGCTACGTTGATCGTCACATTCAAGCCTGCCCCCGTTCGATAA
- a CDS encoding DUF1835 domain-containing protein, protein MAILHITFSLATQGSMKLAIRQHRLQRNESVLSVHDDLSIGPLQNFDERKTWLATHILDEDDQQLYDDMYENWKKKIANLPCDVDVWIWYSHNTHEQIGLRYVMSELIHKCSMVYGIDATEAMKSIQPNMDIRHTGELSSEMLMKLRPSAKRFSVQECQQLAKEWAHIIEQPGTLRLWKNERLHHVEEDAMDAYIIASAKNLHIQHNEEWLMPTHILAQTFETFVHYVGNDFVEYRLLTLVEQGVFAMKGDTSDIFSYQVKLL, encoded by the coding sequence ATGGCTATTTTACATATTACCTTTAGCTTAGCAACACAGGGTTCTATGAAACTTGCAATTCGTCAACATCGTTTGCAGCGAAATGAATCAGTTCTAAGTGTCCATGACGATCTCTCGATTGGACCTCTTCAAAACTTTGACGAACGTAAAACTTGGTTAGCCACGCATATTTTGGATGAAGATGACCAGCAATTGTACGATGATATGTATGAAAACTGGAAGAAGAAAATCGCCAATTTACCCTGCGATGTGGATGTATGGATTTGGTATAGTCACAACACCCATGAACAAATTGGACTGCGCTATGTAATGAGTGAGTTAATTCATAAATGCAGTATGGTGTATGGCATTGATGCAACAGAGGCAATGAAGAGTATTCAACCCAATATGGACATTCGCCATACAGGAGAACTTTCCTCAGAAATGCTAATGAAGCTCCGCCCTAGTGCCAAACGATTCTCTGTGCAAGAATGTCAGCAACTCGCTAAGGAATGGGCACACATCATAGAACAGCCAGGTACACTACGCCTGTGGAAAAATGAACGATTGCATCATGTAGAGGAAGATGCAATGGATGCCTACATTATCGCCAGTGCAAAAAATTTGCATATACAGCACAATGAAGAGTGGCTAATGCCCACGCATATTTTGGCACAGACATTTGAAACATTTGTCCATTATGTAGGAAATGACTTTGTAGAGTATCGCTTGCTAACGCTCGTTGAACAAGGCGTATTTGCAATGAAAGGCGATACATCGGATATTTTTTCCTATCAGGTTAAATTACTTTAA
- a CDS encoding LysR family transcriptional regulator — MEWQQLEYFVTVAKLEHMTRAAEALAISQPALSRSISKLEEELGVPLFDRQGRSIMLNRYGELFLYRVQRMRKEYEKAVLELQELNNPELGEVSLGFLHTLGTSIVPDLIRAFRQKHPHIRFHFTQNYSHSQLKQLLAGELDLCLLAAIDTEPPVCWKELWRDELFIMVPIDHPLADRKSIKMKELEHESFVLMKKGYALRRSADRLLNAAGIKPKISYEGDEVSTIAGFVGAGLGVSLLPDDEDLNPKKIVKIHVEDMVCERIIGMAWIENRYLPPSARQFKQFVFDFYDNK; from the coding sequence ATGGAGTGGCAACAATTAGAATATTTTGTAACCGTTGCAAAGTTAGAGCATATGACACGGGCTGCCGAAGCATTAGCGATTTCACAGCCAGCACTTAGTCGTTCAATTTCAAAGCTGGAGGAAGAATTAGGTGTACCGCTTTTCGATAGACAAGGGCGCTCGATTATGCTAAACCGATATGGAGAACTGTTTTTATATCGTGTACAGCGAATGCGTAAAGAATATGAAAAGGCTGTTTTAGAATTACAAGAGCTGAATAATCCAGAGCTTGGAGAAGTATCACTCGGTTTTTTACATACACTTGGAACGAGTATTGTACCGGACTTGATTCGCGCTTTCCGTCAAAAACACCCCCATATCCGTTTTCATTTCACACAAAACTACTCCCATTCACAGTTAAAACAATTGCTGGCGGGTGAGTTAGACCTGTGCCTACTAGCTGCGATTGATACAGAGCCGCCAGTTTGCTGGAAGGAATTATGGCGAGATGAGCTCTTTATAATGGTCCCGATTGACCATCCGCTTGCTGATCGTAAAAGCATCAAAATGAAAGAATTGGAGCATGAAAGTTTTGTCTTAATGAAAAAGGGCTATGCACTTCGCCGCTCTGCTGATCGCTTATTAAATGCTGCGGGCATAAAGCCTAAAATTTCTTATGAAGGTGACGAAGTATCGACCATCGCTGGATTTGTTGGTGCGGGGCTTGGCGTTTCCTTGCTACCAGATGATGAGGATTTAAACCCGAAAAAAATCGTTAAAATCCATGTTGAGGATATGGTATGTGAACGCATTATCGGCATGGCCTGGATAGAAAATCGTTATTTACCACCATCTGCACGTCAGTTTAAACAATTTGTTTTCGATTTTTATGACAATAAATAG
- a CDS encoding glutamate-5-semialdehyde dehydrogenase, producing the protein MTNEIQEKGQRAKAASYVLNIKTTCEKNEALKKIAEQLLIDQHDIMAENAKDLAQGEQQGMPASTLDRIMLNEERIAAMADAIHLLISLNDPVGTIVERIDKDNGLRIEKRIVPLGVIGMIYEARPNVTVDAATLSLKTGNAVILRGSSSAKYSNIALVASIHRALAKTSIPTDAVQLIEDTSRETAKELFHLKEYLDVLIPRGGKALIDLVVNEATVPVLETGAGNCHIYVDQMADYIKAEKICLNAKTQRPSVCNAAESLLIHPAWFKEHGGQLLTSLHNAGVTIIGDDQVCQRFEAALPATEDDYATEYLDLKISVKLVENVYEAIEHIHYFGTNHSEAIITEDQLTAETFLNNVDAAAVYHNASTRFTDGFEFGYGAEIGISTQKLHARGPMGLPALTSTKYVIHGNGQTRE; encoded by the coding sequence ATGACAAATGAAATTCAAGAAAAAGGACAACGCGCTAAGGCCGCAAGCTACGTGTTAAATATTAAAACGACCTGCGAAAAAAATGAAGCACTGAAAAAAATTGCTGAACAGCTATTAATCGATCAGCATGACATCATGGCTGAAAATGCCAAGGATTTGGCACAGGGTGAGCAACAAGGCATGCCTGCTTCTACGTTGGATCGCATCATGCTCAATGAAGAGCGTATAGCGGCAATGGCAGATGCCATTCATTTACTCATCTCCTTAAACGATCCAGTAGGCACAATTGTTGAACGTATTGATAAAGACAACGGTCTACGCATTGAAAAAAGAATCGTGCCGCTTGGTGTCATCGGTATGATCTATGAGGCTCGACCAAATGTCACAGTCGATGCAGCGACACTTTCTCTGAAAACGGGCAATGCAGTCATTTTGCGCGGAAGCTCCTCCGCTAAGTATTCAAATATCGCTCTTGTCGCAAGTATTCATCGCGCCCTTGCTAAAACATCCATCCCTACCGATGCTGTGCAATTAATTGAGGATACAAGCCGCGAAACAGCTAAAGAACTATTTCATTTAAAAGAGTACTTAGATGTACTTATTCCTCGTGGTGGCAAAGCGCTGATTGATTTAGTTGTCAATGAAGCGACTGTCCCTGTACTCGAAACAGGTGCGGGCAACTGTCACATTTACGTGGATCAAATGGCGGATTACATAAAAGCAGAAAAAATCTGTCTGAATGCTAAAACACAGCGTCCTTCTGTTTGTAATGCAGCAGAAAGCTTACTCATTCACCCTGCTTGGTTTAAGGAACACGGTGGCCAGCTTTTAACGTCCCTTCACAACGCAGGCGTAACGATCATTGGTGATGACCAAGTATGTCAGCGTTTTGAAGCTGCCCTTCCAGCTACGGAGGATGATTATGCGACAGAATACCTTGACTTAAAAATAAGTGTTAAATTGGTAGAGAATGTCTATGAAGCTATTGAGCATATTCATTACTTTGGGACGAATCATTCTGAGGCCATCATTACAGAAGATCAATTAACTGCCGAGACGTTTTTAAACAATGTCGATGCGGCGGCAGTGTATCATAATGCCTCTACCCGCTTCACGGACGGCTTTGAATTTGGCTATGGAGCAGAAATCGGCATTAGTACGCAAAAGCTACATGCCCGTGGGCCAATGGGCTTGCCTGCATTAACATCAACAAAATATGTTATTCATGGCAATGGCCAAACTCGTGAATAG
- a CDS encoding LysE family translocator gives MEISTLFAFLGAAIILTIMPGPDNLFVLAQSITQDKKAGIATSLGLCTGLLVHISAAVLGISAIIYQSTIIFSIVKFAGAAYLLYLAWQSFRAKGDPFTLQQQNTQAYIKLYKKGILMNILNPKVSLFFLALLPQFVNPSQGHVAFQMLILGIVFLIQALVLFSLFSIFAGKVRQVIIGKPAIAKRLNTVQGILFTFIGIQIAISKQ, from the coding sequence TTGGAAATCTCAACGTTATTTGCGTTTTTAGGGGCTGCGATTATTTTAACCATTATGCCAGGGCCCGATAATTTATTTGTGCTTGCCCAAAGTATTACACAGGATAAAAAAGCGGGTATTGCGACATCACTTGGATTATGCACGGGCCTACTTGTTCATATTAGTGCAGCAGTACTCGGTATTTCTGCGATTATTTATCAATCGACTATTATTTTTTCAATCGTTAAATTTGCAGGAGCAGCGTATTTATTATATTTAGCTTGGCAATCTTTTCGTGCTAAGGGAGACCCTTTTACCTTGCAACAGCAAAATACGCAAGCTTATATTAAATTATATAAAAAAGGAATATTAATGAATATTTTAAATCCTAAAGTATCGTTATTTTTCCTAGCGCTGTTACCACAGTTTGTCAATCCATCGCAAGGACATGTGGCGTTTCAAATGCTTATTTTGGGTATTGTATTTTTAATACAAGCACTTGTATTATTTTCATTGTTTAGTATATTTGCAGGGAAAGTTAGACAAGTCATTATTGGGAAACCTGCGATTGCTAAGCGATTGAATACGGTTCAAGGTATCTTATTTACATTTATTGGAATACAAATTGCTATCAGCAAACAGTAG
- a CDS encoding alpha/beta hydrolase, with amino-acid sequence MKLTKPQPLTIEGGNKAVLLLHGFTGSTKDVKKLGEFLSQRGYTVHAPIYSGHGVEPEALLETKPEDWWNDVVEGYNFLQEKGYEEIAVVGISLGGVFSLKVAETFPVKACVAMCAPITRDNSKGLFTRLYHYARLYKHFENKSKDQIISELHELRISPKDSLDGVTRLTTETREELSTIKAPTLVLQGSLDDDLYQESAPFILNTVETDDKEIIWYENSGHIITLDKERDKVYEDVYKFLDHIEWSVAN; translated from the coding sequence ATGAAGTTAACAAAGCCACAACCTCTAACAATCGAGGGAGGCAATAAAGCCGTACTATTACTGCATGGATTCACAGGTAGCACAAAAGATGTGAAAAAGCTAGGAGAATTTTTATCTCAACGCGGTTATACTGTGCATGCACCTATCTATAGTGGGCATGGTGTAGAACCAGAAGCATTATTAGAAACAAAACCAGAAGACTGGTGGAACGATGTAGTAGAAGGATATAACTTCCTACAAGAGAAAGGCTATGAAGAAATCGCTGTAGTTGGGATTTCACTTGGTGGCGTCTTTTCATTAAAAGTGGCAGAGACATTCCCTGTAAAAGCATGTGTAGCGATGTGTGCACCGATTACACGTGATAATTCAAAAGGCTTATTCACACGTCTGTACCACTATGCTCGTTTATATAAACACTTTGAAAATAAATCAAAAGATCAAATTATTTCAGAATTACATGAATTACGTATTTCACCAAAAGATTCATTGGATGGCGTAACACGTTTAACAACGGAAACGCGCGAAGAATTATCAACAATCAAAGCACCAACACTTGTGTTACAAGGTTCATTAGATGATGACCTCTACCAAGAAAGTGCACCTTTTATTTTAAATACGGTAGAAACAGATGACAAAGAAATCATTTGGTATGAAAATTCTGGTCACATTATTACATTAGATAAAGAACGCGATAAAGTGTATGAAGATGTTTACAAATTTTTAGATCATATTGAATGGTCAGTTGCAAACTAA
- the brnQ gene encoding branched-chain amino acid transport system II carrier protein, whose amino-acid sequence MQQKIPFSTYAVIGTMLFGLYFGAGNLIFPIQMGQFAGTNFWFGLIGFLVTAIGLPFLGILAIGLSGSNGLRDLANRVHPLFGIIFSLALYLTIGPFFAIPRTATVPFVVGFEPYIQAQHATLLLAVFSFIFFAIVYYFSLNPAKIMDYIGKYLTPAFLVVLFILIITSITKPMGHFQQPIGAYMDAAFMTGFKEGYNTMDALASLAFGIVVINAIKSAGITDRKEIAKATWTSGIFAMALMTLIYGLITYMGASSINAVGTFDNGGLIFAAVADHYFGSFGAILLAVIIVLACLKTSIGLITSCSEFFHEVFPKISYKWFVFLLCAVSFTIANFGLNNIIKYAIPVLMFLYPLAIVLILLALSSSFFKNKQTVYAIAMIFTFFISLIDGYKALVESVPDAKLGILDAVEKYYSAMLPFYDIGLGWILPALIGAVIGSMIPSRKVI is encoded by the coding sequence ATGCAACAAAAAATACCTTTTTCAACTTACGCAGTCATTGGAACAATGTTATTTGGACTGTATTTTGGAGCAGGGAACCTCATTTTTCCTATTCAAATGGGTCAATTTGCTGGGACTAATTTTTGGTTTGGATTAATCGGATTTTTAGTGACTGCTATCGGCTTACCATTCCTCGGAATTTTGGCGATTGGCTTATCAGGTAGTAATGGTTTACGAGATCTAGCCAATCGTGTTCATCCTCTATTTGGCATCATCTTTTCATTGGCCTTGTACTTAACAATCGGACCATTCTTTGCCATCCCACGTACAGCAACTGTACCATTTGTAGTAGGGTTTGAGCCATATATTCAAGCACAGCATGCAACACTGCTACTAGCTGTATTTAGCTTTATATTTTTTGCTATTGTCTACTATTTTTCTTTAAATCCAGCGAAAATAATGGATTATATCGGTAAATATTTAACGCCTGCATTTTTAGTTGTTTTATTTATTTTAATTATTACAAGCATTACGAAGCCAATGGGCCATTTCCAGCAGCCAATCGGTGCATATATGGATGCTGCCTTTATGACAGGCTTTAAAGAAGGCTATAATACGATGGACGCCCTTGCCTCACTAGCCTTCGGGATTGTTGTCATTAATGCTATTAAAAGTGCAGGGATTACAGATCGTAAGGAAATTGCCAAGGCTACATGGACATCAGGTATTTTTGCGATGGCTTTAATGACGCTGATTTATGGTCTCATAACATATATGGGCGCTTCCAGTATTAATGCTGTCGGGACTTTTGATAATGGTGGTTTAATCTTTGCGGCAGTGGCCGATCATTATTTCGGCTCATTTGGAGCTATTTTATTGGCGGTCATCATCGTGCTCGCTTGCTTAAAAACAAGTATCGGCTTAATTACATCTTGTAGTGAGTTTTTCCATGAGGTATTTCCAAAAATTAGTTACAAATGGTTTGTGTTTCTGTTGTGTGCTGTATCCTTTACGATTGCGAATTTTGGTTTAAACAATATTATCAAATATGCTATTCCAGTTTTAATGTTCTTATATCCATTAGCAATCGTCCTAATCTTGCTCGCTCTAAGCTCATCCTTCTTTAAGAATAAGCAAACAGTGTATGCCATAGCGATGATATTTACATTTTTCATTAGCCTGATTGACGGCTATAAAGCGCTGGTAGAAAGTGTGCCAGATGCGAAGTTAGGTATATTGGATGCAGTAGAGAAATACTATTCTGCGATGCTACCTTTTTATGATATTGGCTTAGGATGGATACTGCCAGCGTTAATAGGGGCAGTAATTGGAAGCATGATTCCGTCTCGAAAAGTTATATAA
- a CDS encoding SDR family oxidoreductase, with product MRLEGKVAIVTGAASGMGKAIAEGYAKEGAKVVVSDLNLEGAQGVVDGIQAAGGTAFAIQTNVASTEDLQRLFDETKTNYGQLDILVNNAGIMDGMEPVGEISDERWEKVFAVNTTAVMRSMRMATEIFLAQGHGVFVNNISAGGLYGARAGAAYTASKHAVVGLTKNTAFMYADKNIRCNGIAPGAVMTNIASSMTNMSQTGAARQALGLSINPRAGQPEEIAQLAIFLGSDEASFVNGQVIAVDGGWTAY from the coding sequence ATGAGATTAGAAGGTAAAGTAGCCATTGTGACAGGTGCAGCTTCAGGTATGGGGAAAGCTATTGCAGAAGGCTATGCAAAAGAAGGCGCTAAGGTTGTCGTTTCAGACTTAAATTTAGAGGGTGCTCAAGGGGTTGTGGATGGTATTCAAGCGGCTGGAGGGACAGCATTTGCCATTCAAACAAATGTCGCATCAACAGAAGACTTACAACGTTTATTTGATGAAACGAAAACGAATTATGGTCAATTAGATATTTTAGTCAACAACGCGGGTATTATGGATGGTATGGAGCCAGTTGGGGAAATTTCTGATGAACGATGGGAAAAAGTATTTGCAGTGAATACAACAGCCGTTATGCGTTCTATGCGTATGGCAACAGAAATTTTCCTTGCACAAGGACACGGTGTCTTTGTCAATAATATTTCTGCTGGTGGCTTATATGGGGCACGTGCAGGAGCGGCTTATACAGCTTCCAAACATGCCGTTGTTGGTTTAACAAAAAATACTGCGTTTATGTATGCGGATAAAAATATTCGCTGTAATGGTATTGCGCCAGGAGCAGTGATGACCAATATCGCCTCTTCTATGACAAATATGAGTCAAACGGGTGCTGCACGCCAAGCACTTGGTCTATCCATTAATCCGCGTGCTGGTCAGCCAGAAGAAATCGCTCAATTAGCTATTTTCCTAGGCTCAGACGAAGCAAGCTTTGTGAATGGACAAGTGATTGCCGTGGATGGTGGCTGGACAGCTTACTAA
- a CDS encoding DUF5412 family protein, which translates to MNLLLNTLGFFVFLFTLIVLFIFVIKLMIFFFKQKNFPKKTLTVLLTGLVLFLGIFMYIQYFFTFSTLDKKNTQKVPESVSSPTGKYTAHAYYEPYGGAGPSGGVHVWVEILNNKAHTNKIVYYAEAKSQFSMKWLDEEKLSIVNKEPHYTNSNRSIILSIDKEIYHENGLACQSLLMKAEYEKCYQHENGLINSRTPQLEPTTSCIWNNKKSGFVRLIFYCSFI; encoded by the coding sequence TTGAATTTATTACTTAATACATTAGGTTTTTTTGTATTTTTATTTACCTTGATCGTATTGTTCATTTTTGTTATCAAATTAATGATTTTCTTTTTTAAACAGAAAAACTTCCCTAAAAAAACATTAACAGTACTATTGACAGGTTTAGTCCTGTTTTTGGGAATATTTATGTATATCCAATATTTTTTTACGTTTAGTACTTTAGATAAAAAAAATACGCAAAAGGTGCCCGAATCTGTGTCATCTCCTACAGGAAAATATACAGCGCACGCTTATTATGAACCATATGGTGGTGCAGGTCCAAGTGGTGGTGTTCATGTATGGGTAGAAATTTTAAATAATAAAGCTCACACAAACAAAATCGTCTATTATGCAGAGGCAAAAAGTCAATTCTCGATGAAATGGCTAGATGAAGAAAAATTATCCATTGTTAATAAAGAGCCTCATTATACCAACTCAAATAGAAGTATAATATTAAGTATTGATAAAGAGATTTATCATGAAAATGGCTTGGCTTGTCAAAGTTTGTTGATGAAAGCTGAATATGAAAAGTGCTATCAACATGAAAACGGTTTAATTAATAGCCGTACACCCCAACTTGAACCAACAACTTCTTGCATTTGGAACAATAAAAAATCAGGCTTTGTTCGCCTGATTTTTTATTGTTCATTCATTTAA
- the proB gene encoding glutamate 5-kinase — MERKRIVVKIGSSSLTNAKGEIDKVRLMDHVQAIAELKKLGHEVLLVSSGAVAAGFKQLGYPARPVTVKGKQAAAAVGQSLLIQTYSALFSIYDIMPAQILLTRTDFSKKECYKNAYATFEELLERSMLPIINENDTVSISELTFGDNDMLSALVSGLVHADQLIILTDINGLYNANPNKNPEAERIDRLTAITDELLSFADGTGSKVGTGGMASKLLAARTALRAGVKVFIGTGHGAQKLVDILTGHGDGTYVEHDELAVLTNHKQWIALTEVSGKIFIDSGAEQALMDNGKSLLPAGVYRVEGDFVNGDVVEVYSEKDLLGRGEVLYSSQELISAMGKRTDTLSKCPIEVIHRDKWLKIQTN, encoded by the coding sequence ATGGAGAGAAAAAGGATCGTTGTTAAAATTGGCAGTAGCTCTTTAACGAACGCAAAAGGTGAAATCGATAAAGTTCGCTTAATGGACCATGTACAGGCAATCGCTGAATTGAAGAAACTGGGACATGAAGTTTTACTTGTCTCGTCAGGTGCCGTAGCGGCGGGCTTTAAACAACTTGGCTACCCTGCTCGTCCTGTGACGGTGAAAGGAAAGCAGGCAGCTGCTGCTGTAGGGCAGAGCCTACTCATTCAAACGTATAGTGCTTTATTTAGTATTTACGATATCATGCCTGCCCAGATTTTACTGACACGCACGGATTTTTCTAAAAAAGAATGCTATAAAAACGCCTATGCCACTTTCGAGGAATTGTTAGAACGATCAATGCTACCGATTATTAATGAGAATGATACTGTGTCTATTAGTGAGTTAACCTTTGGTGATAATGATATGCTGTCCGCACTCGTAAGTGGGCTTGTCCATGCAGATCAGCTCATCATTTTAACTGATATCAATGGCCTTTATAATGCCAATCCCAATAAAAATCCAGAGGCAGAGCGCATTGATCGGTTAACAGCCATTACGGATGAGCTGTTAAGCTTTGCAGATGGTACAGGGTCAAAAGTTGGCACGGGTGGCATGGCCTCTAAGCTACTGGCAGCACGAACAGCGCTCCGTGCAGGAGTGAAGGTATTTATTGGAACAGGTCATGGTGCACAGAAGCTCGTTGATATTTTAACAGGACATGGTGATGGCACGTATGTGGAGCATGATGAGCTTGCCGTGTTAACAAATCATAAACAGTGGATTGCACTTACGGAAGTTTCTGGTAAAATTTTTATAGATAGTGGCGCTGAACAAGCTTTAATGGACAATGGCAAAAGCTTATTACCTGCTGGCGTCTATCGTGTTGAGGGTGATTTTGTCAATGGTGATGTTGTAGAAGTCTATAGTGAGAAGGACTTATTAGGACGTGGCGAAGTGCTGTACTCCTCCCAAGAGCTTATCTCTGCCATGGGAAAACGGACAGATACATTGTCGAAATGCCCTATTGAGGTGATTCACCGAGATAAGTGGCTGAAAATTCAAACAAATTAA
- a CDS encoding sodium:proton antiporter, with protein MAVSDIVSQYEDEHGQVYYKMKSHDIEVKATQNAGLAPVITYWMADKEITDSIRNLRFSPRAPSSYIQDYEEFQAMLYAKEQRAINQLYEQMSIKPKNMSSGKQVIWSFFVIVLAMLPLFIAIWWFK; from the coding sequence ATGGCAGTAAGTGATATTGTTTCGCAATATGAGGATGAGCATGGACAGGTGTACTATAAAATGAAATCCCATGACATTGAGGTGAAGGCCACCCAGAACGCTGGTTTAGCCCCTGTCATCACGTATTGGATGGCTGACAAAGAGATTACGGATTCCATTCGAAATTTACGCTTCAGTCCACGTGCCCCATCTAGCTATATTCAAGATTATGAAGAATTTCAAGCAATGCTTTATGCGAAAGAGCAACGAGCCATTAACCAGCTTTATGAACAAATGAGCATCAAACCAAAAAATATGTCCTCTGGGAAACAAGTCATTTGGAGCTTCTTTGTCATTGTGTTGGCTATGCTTCCCCTTTTCATCGCGATTTGGTGGTTTAAATAA